Proteins encoded within one genomic window of Spirulina major PCC 6313:
- the psaA gene encoding photosystem I core protein PsaA has protein sequence MTISPPEREAKVRVTVDKDPVATSTEKWGKPGHFSRALAKGPKTTTWIWNLHADAHDFDSQTSDLEDISRKIFSAHFGHLAVVFVWLSGMYFHGARFSNYTAWLNDPINIKPSAQVVWPIVGQGILNGDVGGGFHGIQITSGLFYLWRACGFTTSYQLMATAIGGLVMAALCIFAGWFHYHKAAPKLEWFQNTESMLNHHLSVLLGCGSLGWTGHLIHVSLPVNKLLDAGVAAKDIPLPHEYVLNADKMAEWFPSFAQGLTPFFTLNWGAYSDILTFKGGLNPVTGSLWLTDVAHHHLAIAVLFIIAGHMYRTNWGIGHSLKEILEAHKGPFTGEGHKGLYEILTTSWHAQLAINLAMLGSLTIIVAQHMYAMPPYPYQAIDYGTQISLFTHHMWIGGFLIVGAGAHGAIFMVRDYDPAKNVNNLLDRVLRHRDAIISHLNWVCIFLGFHSFGLYIHNDTMRALGRPQDMFSDTAIQLQPIFAQWVQNLHTLAPGGTAPNALEPVSYAFGGGIVAVGGKVAMMPITLGTADFMVHHIHAFTIHVTALILLKGVLYARSSRLVPDKAELGFRFPCDGPGRGGTCQVSGWDHVFLGLFWMYNSLSIVIFHFSWKMQSDVWGTVSGDNVSHITAGNFAQSAITINGWLRDFLWAQAANVINSYGSALSAYGIMFLAGHFVFAFSLMFLFSGRGYWQELIESIVWAHNKLKVAPAIQPRALSIVQGRAVGVAHYLLGGIVTTWAFFLARMLSVG, from the coding sequence ATGACAATCAGTCCTCCAGAACGAGAGGCTAAGGTCAGAGTAACGGTAGATAAAGACCCAGTAGCCACTTCAACCGAGAAGTGGGGTAAACCTGGTCATTTCAGCCGCGCATTAGCAAAAGGCCCCAAAACCACCACTTGGATTTGGAACCTACACGCCGATGCGCACGATTTCGATAGTCAAACCAGTGACCTAGAAGATATTTCTCGGAAAATCTTCAGTGCTCACTTTGGTCACCTAGCCGTCGTCTTTGTTTGGTTAAGCGGAATGTACTTCCATGGTGCTCGCTTCTCCAACTACACGGCTTGGCTCAATGATCCGATTAACATCAAGCCCAGTGCACAAGTTGTTTGGCCCATCGTGGGTCAAGGCATTCTCAACGGCGACGTTGGCGGCGGCTTCCACGGCATCCAGATCACCTCTGGATTGTTCTATCTGTGGCGCGCCTGTGGCTTCACCACCAGCTACCAACTGATGGCAACGGCCATCGGCGGTCTGGTGATGGCTGCTCTGTGTATCTTTGCGGGTTGGTTCCACTATCACAAAGCAGCTCCGAAGCTGGAGTGGTTCCAAAACACCGAATCCATGCTTAACCATCACCTTTCGGTGCTCTTAGGTTGCGGTTCCTTGGGTTGGACGGGTCACCTGATCCACGTGTCCTTACCTGTGAACAAACTGCTGGATGCCGGTGTGGCAGCTAAAGATATCCCCTTGCCCCATGAGTACGTACTCAATGCGGACAAGATGGCAGAGTGGTTCCCCAGTTTTGCTCAAGGGTTAACACCTTTCTTTACCCTCAACTGGGGTGCTTATTCGGATATCCTCACCTTCAAAGGTGGTTTGAACCCGGTGACGGGCAGCCTTTGGCTCACCGATGTGGCACATCACCACCTCGCGATCGCCGTGCTGTTCATCATCGCCGGTCATATGTACCGCACCAACTGGGGAATTGGTCACAGCCTCAAGGAAATTCTTGAAGCCCATAAAGGCCCATTCACCGGGGAAGGTCACAAAGGTCTCTATGAGATCCTCACCACCTCTTGGCACGCACAACTGGCGATCAACCTCGCCATGCTCGGTTCACTCACCATCATTGTGGCCCAGCATATGTACGCCATGCCCCCCTATCCGTATCAAGCCATTGACTACGGAACTCAGATTTCGCTGTTTACCCACCACATGTGGATCGGCGGCTTCTTAATCGTGGGTGCAGGCGCTCATGGTGCGATCTTCATGGTTCGGGATTATGACCCCGCCAAGAATGTCAACAACCTCCTCGATCGCGTTCTGCGTCACCGCGATGCGATCATCTCGCACCTGAACTGGGTGTGTATTTTCCTCGGCTTCCACAGCTTTGGACTCTACATCCACAACGACACCATGCGTGCGTTGGGTCGTCCCCAAGACATGTTCTCGGATACGGCGATTCAACTCCAGCCCATCTTCGCGCAGTGGGTGCAAAATCTGCACACCCTCGCTCCCGGTGGGACCGCACCCAATGCCCTTGAGCCTGTGAGCTACGCCTTTGGCGGCGGTATTGTTGCGGTCGGTGGAAAAGTTGCCATGATGCCAATCACCCTCGGGACGGCGGACTTCATGGTTCACCACATCCACGCCTTTACGATCCACGTTACCGCGTTGATCCTCTTGAAAGGTGTACTCTATGCCCGCAGCTCCCGTCTGGTTCCAGACAAAGCTGAATTGGGTTTCCGCTTCCCCTGTGACGGGCCCGGTCGCGGCGGTACTTGCCAGGTTTCTGGTTGGGACCACGTCTTCCTCGGTCTGTTCTGGATGTATAACTCTCTCTCGATTGTGATCTTCCACTTCAGTTGGAAAATGCAATCCGATGTGTGGGGAACGGTCTCCGGTGACAATGTCTCCCATATCACTGCTGGCAATTTTGCCCAAAGTGCGATTACGATCAACGGCTGGCTGCGAGATTTCCTCTGGGCCCAAGCTGCTAACGTGATCAACTCCTATGGTTCAGCACTGTCGGCCTACGGCATTATGTTCCTGGCCGGTCACTTTGTGTTTGCCTTCAGCCTCATGTTCCTGTTCAGTGGTCGCGGCTACTGGCAAGAACTGATCGAGTCGATTGTTTGGGCACATAATAAGTTGAAAGTGGCTCCGGCCATTCAACCCCGTGCGCTCAGCATCGTTCAAGGTCGCGCTGTTGGGGTAGCTCACTACCTCTTAGGTGGCATTGTTACCACGTGGGCGTTCTTCTTGGCGCGGATGCTATCCGTCGGTTGA
- the proC gene encoding pyrroline-5-carboxylate reductase: MVYQLGVIGGGVMGEALLSRLVAEQVYDPRAVIVSDPMVARGEVLRSRYGVTPTTSNTEASQADILLLAVKPQMLSAVQQSLAAVQLAPQTLVLSILAGVTLERLNQVFPQQPTIRVMPNTPATVGAGMTAIAPNAQVSATQITQAERIFAAVGEVVTVSESLMDAVTGLSGSGPAFVALLIEALADGGVAAGLPRAIAQKLALQTVYGTTQLLRETDLHPAQLKDQVTSPGGTTIAGVAALEEYGFRSAVIKAVQAAYGRSRELGQSG; the protein is encoded by the coding sequence ATGGTGTATCAATTGGGTGTGATTGGTGGGGGGGTGATGGGGGAGGCGCTCCTGTCGCGGCTGGTGGCAGAGCAGGTGTATGATCCCCGTGCTGTGATCGTCAGTGATCCGATGGTGGCGCGGGGTGAGGTGTTGCGATCGCGCTACGGCGTGACCCCCACCACGAGCAACACAGAAGCCAGCCAGGCGGACATTCTGCTACTGGCGGTCAAGCCCCAAATGCTTAGCGCGGTGCAGCAGAGTTTGGCAGCGGTGCAGCTTGCGCCCCAGACCTTGGTTTTGTCTATTTTGGCCGGGGTGACCCTTGAGCGCCTCAACCAAGTATTTCCCCAACAACCGACGATCCGGGTGATGCCCAATACACCGGCTACGGTGGGTGCAGGGATGACAGCGATCGCCCCCAATGCGCAGGTTTCAGCGACGCAAATCACCCAAGCCGAGCGCATTTTTGCGGCGGTGGGTGAGGTGGTGACGGTTTCGGAAAGCTTGATGGATGCGGTAACGGGGCTATCGGGATCGGGGCCTGCCTTTGTGGCGCTCCTGATTGAAGCCCTGGCCGATGGCGGTGTGGCAGCGGGCTTACCCCGTGCCATTGCCCAGAAACTCGCCCTCCAAACGGTGTACGGCACAACGCAACTGCTGCGAGAAACGGATCTGCATCCGGCCCAACTCAAGGATCAAGTCACCAGTCCGGGGGGCACGACGATCGCAGGGGTGGCGGCACTGGAAGAATATGGGTTTCGTTCGGCAGTCATTAAGGCGGTGCAGGCAGCCTATGGGCGATCGCGGGAGTTGGGTCAATCGGGGTGA
- the pipX gene encoding transcriptional coactivator PipX, whose amino-acid sequence MKSNETYLNHPTFGLLFKVCPIEDNQELYTTLYAQRLFFVVSQATHGLAFEPLGRSDARLLVENRLRKLRRINALEDYKDLNLIYKRTFQ is encoded by the coding sequence ATGAAAAGTAACGAAACATATCTCAATCATCCAACTTTTGGCCTCCTTTTCAAGGTTTGTCCGATTGAAGATAATCAAGAACTCTATACGACTCTCTACGCTCAACGCTTATTTTTTGTTGTTTCCCAAGCGACTCATGGGTTAGCGTTTGAGCCGTTGGGACGGTCGGATGCACGGTTGTTGGTGGAAAATCGGCTGCGGAAGTTGCGGCGCATCAATGCGTTGGAGGATTATAAGGATTTGAATTTGATCTATAAGCGAACGTTTCAGTGA
- a CDS encoding YqiA/YcfP family alpha/beta fold hydrolase, with amino-acid sequence MTDPFWLYLHGFASSPQSAKAQYLSDRCTEQGHPLTILDLNQNDFTHLTLSRQLTQAAASFPPDRPVTVIGSSLGGLTAAWLAQQQPQVERLILLAPAFGFLNHWLARLGEDAIAQWHSTGFHPVYHYGAQREIPLHDDFLTDAEAYEHLAALTRPIPTLILHGIHDDVIPVAASRDYAQSRPWVKLIELDSDHLLAHVMPEIWEAVRSFCRG; translated from the coding sequence ATGACTGATCCCTTTTGGCTCTATCTCCATGGCTTCGCCTCCAGTCCCCAATCGGCTAAGGCGCAGTATCTGAGCGATCGCTGCACCGAGCAGGGCCACCCCTTAACCATTCTCGACCTCAACCAAAACGACTTCACCCACCTCACCCTCAGCCGCCAACTCACCCAAGCCGCCGCCAGTTTTCCCCCCGATCGCCCCGTTACCGTGATCGGCTCTAGTTTAGGCGGACTCACGGCAGCCTGGCTCGCCCAGCAGCAGCCCCAAGTGGAGCGGTTGATTTTACTCGCGCCCGCCTTTGGCTTTTTAAACCATTGGTTGGCGCGACTGGGGGAGGATGCGATCGCCCAATGGCACAGCACCGGATTTCATCCCGTCTACCACTACGGCGCACAGCGCGAAATCCCCCTCCATGACGACTTCCTCACCGACGCTGAAGCCTACGAACATCTCGCCGCCCTCACCCGCCCCATCCCCACTCTGATCCTCCACGGCATTCACGACGACGTGATCCCCGTGGCTGCCTCCCGCGACTATGCCCAGTCCCGTCCTTGGGTAAAATTGATCGAACTCGACAGCGATCACCTCCTTGCCCATGTGATGCCGGAAATTTGGGAGGCGGTGCGATCGTTTTGCAGGGGATGA
- a CDS encoding cell division protein SepF, which yields MNIFNKLKDLVGYNEPEYEYYEEDMEGNDYQNLYQQENAPAAEEDRQRPRRTRDRSTAMTAPETPSPSPGLSSTATAAARSNVIGMPGSANGISEVVVIEPRSFEEMPQVIQALRERKSVVLNLTIIDPDEAQRAVDFVAGGTYAIDGHQERIGESIFLFTPSCVQVSTQNAIAAQELASPLTTRPTMSAGTGAPNPNASWSLDPNRLAQ from the coding sequence ATGAATATTTTTAATAAACTCAAGGATCTTGTTGGCTACAATGAACCAGAGTATGAGTATTATGAGGAGGATATGGAGGGTAACGATTACCAAAATCTGTATCAACAGGAGAATGCTCCGGCTGCTGAGGAAGACCGTCAACGCCCTCGCCGGACAAGGGATCGTTCAACAGCGATGACTGCTCCCGAAACCCCTTCTCCATCCCCTGGTTTATCATCAACCGCAACCGCAGCAGCAAGGAGTAACGTGATAGGAATGCCCGGATCGGCAAACGGAATTTCAGAAGTCGTCGTCATTGAACCCCGTTCCTTTGAAGAAATGCCCCAAGTGATTCAGGCGCTCCGGGAACGGAAATCGGTGGTGTTGAATTTAACGATTATTGACCCAGATGAGGCGCAGCGGGCGGTGGATTTTGTGGCGGGTGGAACCTATGCCATCGATGGCCATCAAGAGCGGATTGGGGAAAGCATTTTTCTGTTTACCCCGAGTTGTGTGCAGGTGAGCACCCAAAATGCGATCGCTGCCCAGGAATTAGCTTCTCCTCTCACAACCCGGCCCACCATGAGCGCCGGTACTGGTGCGCCGAACCCGAACGCATCGTGGTCTTTAGACCCCAATCGTCTCGCTCAGTAG
- a CDS encoding anti-sigma factor antagonist (This anti-anti-sigma factor, or anti-sigma factor antagonist, belongs to a family that includes characterized members SpoIIAA, RsbV, RsfA, and RsfB.) yields MKINIKTVGDIQVIALEGDVDANTAPKVQQRVLSLAEPKSKILLNLTDVPYMSSAGLRMLLSLYRQTTTKQGQLVLVGLGEDIRRTMSVTGFLNFFTTCDTLEVGLTVFDRNF; encoded by the coding sequence ATGAAAATCAATATTAAAACGGTTGGTGATATCCAGGTCATTGCTCTAGAGGGTGATGTTGATGCAAATACCGCGCCCAAAGTGCAGCAGCGTGTCTTGTCCTTGGCGGAACCGAAGAGCAAAATTTTGCTCAACCTCACCGATGTTCCCTATATGTCCAGTGCGGGTCTGCGGATGTTGCTCTCTCTCTATCGGCAAACCACGACCAAACAAGGGCAATTGGTGCTTGTCGGGTTAGGAGAAGATATCCGGCGCACGATGTCCGTGACGGGCTTTCTGAACTTTTTTACCACCTGTGACACTCTGGAAGTAGGTTTAACCGTTTTTGACCGTAACTTCTAG
- the psaB gene encoding photosystem I core protein PsaB: MATKFPKFSQDLAQDPTTRRIWYGIATAHDFETHDGMTEENLYQKIFASHFGHLAIIFLWTSGTIFHVAWQGNFEQWIKDPLNVRPIAHAIWDPQFGSGAIDAFTQAGASNPVNICYSGVYHWFYTIGMTTNQDLYQGSIFLLILSALMLFAGWLHLQPKFRPSLQWFKLAEHRLNHHLAALFGVSSLAWTGHLVHVAIPESRGIHVGWDNFLSVKPHPAGLAPFFTGNWSVYAQNPDTAGHVFGTSEGAGTAILTFLGGFHPQTESLWLTDIAHHHLAIAVIFIIAGHMYKTNFGIGHEIKTIHEAHNPPKGTPFGGLLGAGHKGLYDTINNSLHFQLGLALASLGVVTSLVAQHMYSLPSYVFIAKDYTTQAALYTHHQYIAGFLMVGAFAHGAIFFVRDYDPEANKDNVLARMLEHKEAIISHLSWVSLFLGFHTLGLYVHNDVVVAFGTPEKQILIEPVFAQWIQASHGKLLYGFDVLLSNPDSIASTAWPNSGNVWLGGWLEAINSGTNSLFLTIGPGDFLVHHAIALGLHTTALILIKGALDARGSKLMPDKKDFGYSFPCDGPGRGGTCDISAWDSFYLAMFWMLNTLGWVTFYWHWKHLGIWQGNVAQFNENSTYLMGWFRDYLWANSAQLINGYNPFGVNNLSVWAWMFLFGHLVWATGFMFLISWRGYWQELIETIVWAHERTPLANLIRWKDKPVALSIVQARVVGLAHFSVGYVLTYAAFLIASTAGKFG, translated from the coding sequence ATGGCAACTAAATTTCCAAAATTTAGCCAAGATCTCGCCCAAGACCCGACAACACGTCGGATTTGGTACGGGATTGCCACGGCCCACGATTTTGAAACCCATGATGGGATGACCGAAGAAAATCTTTACCAAAAGATCTTTGCTTCGCACTTCGGTCACTTGGCCATCATCTTCTTGTGGACCTCTGGCACGATTTTTCACGTCGCTTGGCAAGGCAACTTTGAACAGTGGATTAAAGATCCTCTGAATGTCCGTCCGATCGCCCATGCGATTTGGGACCCTCAGTTTGGGAGTGGCGCGATCGATGCGTTCACCCAAGCCGGGGCGAGCAACCCTGTTAATATCTGCTACTCCGGGGTTTACCACTGGTTCTACACCATTGGGATGACGACGAACCAAGACCTCTATCAAGGTTCGATCTTCTTGTTAATCCTGTCAGCGTTGATGCTGTTCGCCGGTTGGCTGCACTTGCAACCCAAGTTCCGCCCCAGCTTGCAATGGTTCAAGTTGGCTGAACACCGTCTCAACCACCACTTGGCTGCCCTCTTTGGGGTGAGTTCCTTGGCTTGGACGGGTCACTTGGTTCACGTGGCAATTCCGGAATCTCGCGGTATTCATGTGGGTTGGGATAACTTCCTGTCGGTGAAACCTCACCCGGCGGGCTTGGCTCCCTTCTTCACGGGGAACTGGAGCGTCTACGCTCAGAACCCGGATACGGCGGGCCATGTCTTCGGTACGTCCGAAGGTGCAGGTACGGCGATTTTGACCTTCTTGGGTGGTTTCCATCCCCAGACGGAATCGTTGTGGTTGACGGATATTGCGCATCACCACCTGGCGATCGCAGTGATCTTCATCATTGCCGGTCACATGTACAAAACCAACTTCGGGATTGGTCACGAAATCAAGACCATTCACGAAGCCCACAATCCCCCCAAAGGCACGCCCTTCGGTGGACTACTGGGTGCAGGTCACAAAGGGTTGTATGACACAATCAACAACTCCCTCCACTTCCAACTTGGTTTAGCCCTGGCTAGCCTTGGGGTTGTGACCTCGCTGGTGGCGCAACACATGTATTCGCTGCCGTCCTACGTCTTCATCGCCAAGGACTACACCACCCAAGCGGCGCTCTATACCCATCACCAGTACATTGCTGGCTTCCTGATGGTTGGTGCGTTTGCCCACGGTGCGATCTTCTTTGTTCGGGACTACGATCCTGAAGCCAACAAAGATAACGTCTTGGCGCGGATGCTCGAACATAAAGAAGCGATCATCTCTCACTTAAGCTGGGTTTCCCTGTTCCTCGGTTTCCATACCCTGGGTCTCTATGTCCACAACGATGTGGTGGTTGCCTTTGGTACTCCTGAAAAACAAATCCTGATTGAGCCGGTGTTTGCCCAGTGGATTCAAGCTTCCCACGGTAAACTCCTCTATGGCTTTGATGTATTGCTGTCGAACCCTGACAGTATTGCATCTACCGCTTGGCCCAATTCTGGCAATGTCTGGTTAGGGGGATGGTTAGAAGCCATCAACAGTGGAACAAACTCTTTGTTCTTGACCATTGGGCCTGGGGACTTCTTGGTTCACCATGCGATCGCCCTCGGTCTCCACACCACCGCCTTAATCCTGATCAAAGGCGCGTTGGATGCTCGCGGTTCCAAGCTGATGCCCGACAAAAAAGACTTCGGCTACAGCTTCCCCTGCGACGGCCCCGGCCGTGGCGGCACCTGCGACATCTCCGCTTGGGATTCCTTCTACCTCGCCATGTTCTGGATGCTCAACACTCTTGGTTGGGTAACCTTCTACTGGCACTGGAAGCACCTCGGTATTTGGCAGGGCAACGTTGCTCAGTTCAACGAAAACTCTACCTACCTGATGGGCTGGTTCCGGGATTATCTCTGGGCGAACTCCGCACAGTTAATCAACGGCTACAACCCCTTCGGTGTGAATAACCTGTCGGTCTGGGCTTGGATGTTCCTCTTCGGACACCTGGTTTGGGCAACGGGCTTCATGTTCCTCATCTCTTGGCGGGGTTACTGGCAAGAGCTAATCGAAACGATCGTTTGGGCTCACGAGCGCACTCCTCTGGCGAACCTGATTCGTTGGAAAGATAAGCCCGTAGCACTCTCCATCGTTCAAGCTCGTGTGGTGGGTCTGGCTCACTTCTCAGTGGGGTATGTCCTAACCTACGCCGCTTTCTTGATTGCCTCAACAGCGGGTAAATTCGGCTAA
- a CDS encoding ATP-binding protein, giving the protein MEGLTVAGNLEALGAIASYVQAAAASAGLSKARTYNLRLAVDEVITNIIIHGYQESGLTGDVSIQAWIDDAALTVCLEDAGADYNPYHIQDELNCEKVIHQPLEDRPLGGLGVYLAMRSVDQFRYERIGDRNRTSFVVFRRSPS; this is encoded by the coding sequence ATGGAGGGTTTAACGGTGGCGGGAAATTTAGAGGCGTTGGGGGCGATCGCGTCCTATGTCCAAGCGGCGGCAGCATCGGCGGGCTTGTCCAAGGCGCGGACGTATAATCTCCGTCTCGCCGTCGATGAAGTGATCACCAACATCATCATCCACGGCTATCAAGAATCCGGGTTAACGGGGGATGTGTCGATTCAGGCGTGGATTGATGATGCGGCGTTGACGGTGTGTTTAGAAGATGCCGGAGCGGACTATAACCCCTACCACATTCAGGACGAACTGAATTGCGAGAAGGTTATTCATCAACCGCTAGAGGATCGACCCTTGGGCGGTTTGGGGGTGTATTTAGCGATGCGCAGTGTGGATCAGTTTCGCTATGAACGGATTGGCGATCGCAATCGCACCTCATTTGTCGTTTTCCGTCGATCTCCGTCATAA
- a CDS encoding PP2C family protein-serine/threonine phosphatase: protein MANGLREQILLQEIVRLQQKVAELTLAQTALEAQRQLLAGFVEIARSPINTEILKQFLFEALTLSTTMTGAERGSLLLVDHHGKIEDAIFTHDLTQTPGTLFNQFIDRGLAGWINTHRQIVLIPDTEQDERWLKWPDNQYKARSVLGVPILKEQTLYGVITLLHSVPHYFSPATVNVMDMTAGQMSLVLENAQIYGRLQRYSQSLNMDLEKGRQIQINFLPAMIPHVPGWEIAAHFQPADQMAGDFYDIFELPQGQVGLVIADVCDKGVGAALFMGLFRSLMRIFSGQTVLAGLSVQSLEEHQMLAEQYGGDAIAPPADASHPMRLDAQHMLALRAIRLTNDYIAINHGDLGMFATLFFGVLNPKTGELTYVNAGHEPLMVLTAAGAVREELRASGPALGVMPKIPFRMRRTVLTPGEMLLGYTDGVTDARATDERFFTKLELLRHLSLSMTSAQTLLNNIMAAVRDHTGVAKQFDDVTLLAVRRLPREEDGWRV from the coding sequence GTGGCTAATGGTTTACGAGAACAGATTCTGCTTCAGGAAATTGTCCGACTTCAGCAGAAAGTTGCAGAACTCACCCTCGCGCAAACGGCCCTCGAAGCCCAGCGACAACTACTCGCAGGGTTTGTGGAAATTGCGCGATCGCCCATTAACACCGAAATCCTCAAACAATTTCTCTTCGAAGCCCTCACCCTCTCCACCACCATGACCGGCGCGGAGCGGGGCAGCCTCCTGCTCGTGGATCACCACGGCAAGATTGAAGATGCCATTTTTACCCACGATCTCACCCAGACACCCGGCACGCTGTTTAATCAATTCATCGATCGGGGGTTAGCAGGGTGGATTAATACCCATCGTCAAATCGTCCTCATCCCCGACACGGAGCAAGACGAACGCTGGCTGAAGTGGCCCGATAATCAATACAAGGCGCGATCGGTGTTAGGCGTGCCCATCCTCAAAGAACAGACCCTCTATGGTGTGATCACCCTGCTCCACAGTGTTCCCCACTACTTCAGCCCGGCCACCGTGAATGTAATGGACATGACCGCCGGTCAAATGAGCCTCGTCCTCGAAAATGCTCAGATCTACGGTCGGCTGCAACGCTATTCCCAAAGCCTCAATATGGACTTGGAGAAAGGCCGCCAAATTCAAATCAATTTCCTGCCTGCCATGATTCCCCACGTACCAGGCTGGGAGATTGCCGCCCATTTTCAGCCGGCGGATCAAATGGCGGGGGATTTTTACGATATTTTTGAGTTGCCCCAGGGCCAGGTGGGGCTGGTGATTGCGGATGTCTGTGATAAAGGGGTGGGGGCGGCGCTGTTTATGGGGTTGTTCCGCAGTTTGATGCGGATTTTTTCGGGGCAGACGGTGTTAGCAGGATTGAGTGTTCAGTCGCTCGAAGAGCATCAAATGCTGGCGGAGCAATATGGCGGGGATGCGATCGCCCCCCCGGCCGATGCCTCCCACCCCATGCGCCTCGATGCCCAACACATGCTCGCCCTCCGCGCCATTCGCCTCACCAACGACTACATTGCGATTAATCATGGTGATTTGGGCATGTTCGCCACCCTGTTTTTTGGGGTCTTGAATCCGAAAACAGGCGAACTCACCTATGTCAATGCGGGTCATGAGCCGTTGATGGTGCTGACGGCAGCCGGGGCAGTGCGTGAAGAATTACGCGCATCGGGGCCCGCCTTGGGGGTGATGCCGAAAATTCCGTTTCGGATGCGGCGGACGGTGCTGACTCCGGGGGAAATGTTGCTGGGCTATACCGATGGGGTTACGGATGCGCGGGCAACGGATGAACGTTTTTTTACAAAACTCGAACTGTTGCGGCATCTTTCTCTGTCGATGACCTCTGCGCAAACCCTGTTGAACAATATTATGGCGGCGGTGCGGGATCATACTGGGGTGGCGAAACAGTTTGATGATGTGACGTTGTTGGCGGTGCGTCGTTTACCGAGGGAGGAGGACGGATGGAGGGTTTAA
- a CDS encoding YggS family pyridoxal phosphate-dependent enzyme produces MTSIASRLAAIGQTLPPEVRLLAVSKTFPATAMREAYGAGVRDFGESRIQEAIAKQAELHDLPDIRWHLIGHLQSNKAKKAVEQFDWIHTCDSLKLAQRLDRLAAELGKSPQVLLQVKPRQDANKYGWRLADLAADLPQLAQCQHLKIQGLMTILPLGLTTADTLRAFQETRDAAAHIAAAYGPPLEMTELSMGMSGDYPIAIAAGSTMVRIGRGIFGDRPPNPAT; encoded by the coding sequence ATGACTTCGATCGCTTCTCGTTTAGCAGCCATTGGTCAGACGTTGCCGCCTGAGGTGCGTCTGTTGGCGGTGAGTAAGACGTTTCCGGCGACGGCGATGCGGGAGGCCTATGGGGCGGGGGTGCGGGATTTTGGTGAGAGTCGGATTCAGGAGGCGATCGCAAAACAAGCGGAGTTGCACGATCTACCGGACATCCGCTGGCATTTGATCGGCCACTTGCAAAGTAACAAAGCGAAGAAAGCCGTGGAGCAGTTTGATTGGATTCACACCTGCGATAGTTTGAAGCTGGCGCAGCGCCTCGACCGATTGGCGGCGGAATTGGGAAAATCGCCCCAGGTGTTGTTGCAGGTGAAGCCGCGCCAGGATGCGAATAAATATGGCTGGCGGTTGGCGGATCTCGCGGCGGATTTACCCCAGTTGGCCCAGTGTCAGCACTTGAAAATTCAAGGTTTGATGACGATTTTGCCGTTGGGGTTGACGACGGCGGATACGCTGAGGGCGTTTCAAGAGACACGGGATGCAGCGGCTCACATTGCAGCGGCCTATGGCCCTCCCTTGGAGATGACGGAATTGTCCATGGGGATGTCCGGGGACTATCCGATCGCCATTGCAGCGGGGTCAACGATGGTGCGCATTGGTCGCGGTATTTTTGGCGATCGCCCCCCAAATCCAGCGACCTGA